Proteins encoded by one window of Cannabis sativa cultivar Pink pepper isolate KNU-18-1 chromosome 4, ASM2916894v1, whole genome shotgun sequence:
- the LOC115712908 gene encoding paired amphipathic helix protein Sin3-like 4 isoform X3 yields the protein MKRSRDDVYMGSQLKRPMVSSRGEPSGQPQMIGGGGAQKLTTNDALAYLKAVKDIFQDKRDKYEDFLEVMKDFKAQRIDTAGVIERVKDLFKGHRDLILGFNTFLPKGYEITLPLEDDQPLQKKPVEFEEAINFVNKIKTRFQGDDHVYKSFLDILNMYRKENKSITEVYEEVATLFQEHPDLLVEFTHFLPDTSGAASTHYPLSVRTSLLRDRSSAMPTMRQIHLDKKERTMGDRDLSVDRPDQDHDRSLMKVDKDQRRRGEKEKERREDRERRERERDDRDFEHDGNRDFNVQRYPHKRKSGRKIEDSAAEQIHQGGDGDEHFGLRPISSPYDDKSSAKSIYGQEFAFCEKVKEKLRNADDYQEFLKCLHIYSKEIITRSELQSLVGDLLGKYPDLMDGFNEFLSRCEKNDGFLAGVMSKKSLWNEGHLPKSVKLEEKDRDRERDKDDGIKDRERESRESRERERSDKGSSYANKDVGSQKMSLFSSKDKYIGKPINELDLSNCERCTPSYRLLPKNYPIPSVSQRSELGAEVLNDHWVSVTSGSEDYSFKHMRKNQYEESLFRCEDDRFELDMLLESVNVTTKRVVELLEKINNNTVKTDSPIRIEDHFTALNMRCIERLYGDHGLDVVDVVRKNTSHALPIILNRLKQKQEEWAKCRSDYNKVWADIYAKNYHKSLDHRSFYFKQQDTKSLSTKALLAEIKEISEKKRKEDDVLLAIAAGNRRPIIPNLEFEYPDPEIHEDLYQLIKYSCGEVCTTEQLDKVMKIWTTFLEPMLGVPSRPQGAEDTEDVVKTKTHVKSSAGSLGESDGSPGGVVTATTVNSKQLNHGRNGDENIPPEQSSSSRTWHANGESGNKEDNSVDVDHARKDGMCNNPAHSKVQSNASTADEAFGVTKQDLPSEQIVNSNALHAIGVEQSNGRTNLEDTTGPGVTPSRPSNGASVGGLELLSSEAGDSTRPVILHSNGDLTEGTRNNRYQEESVGHFKIEREEGELSPNGDFEEDNFANYGEAGLEALRKAKDGAASRQYQTGHGVEELCCGEAGGENDADDEGEESAQRSSEDSENASENGDVSVSESGDGEECSREEHGEEHDTKAESEGEAEGMADAHDVDGDGTSLPFSERFLLTVKPLAKHVPPSLHDKEKDSRVFYGNDSFYVLFRLHQTLYERIQSAKINSSSGERKWRASSDTSSTDLYARFMNALYNLLDGSSDNTKFEDDCRAIIGTQSYVLFTLDKLIYKLVKQLQTVATDEMDNKLLQLYAYEKSRKPGRFVDIVYHENARVLLHDENIYRIECLSIPTHLSIQLMDSGHDKPEVTAVSMDPNFSSYLYNDFLSVLPDKKEKSGMFLKRPWKDFK from the exons ATGAAGAGGTCCAGAGACGACGTTTACATGGGCTCTCAACTCAAACGGCCTATGGTCTCTTCTCGTGGTGAACC CTCGGGGCAACCCCAGATGATAGGAGGAGGTGGCGCCCAGAAACTTACAACAAATGACGCACTAGCATATCTCAAGGCCGTGAAGGACATATTTCAGGACAAAAGGGATAAGTATGAAGACTTTCTTGAAGTGATGAAGGATTTTAAGGCTCAAAG AATTGACACTGCGGGTGTGATAGAGAGGGTCAAGGATTTATTCAAAGGACATCGAGACCTGATTTTGGGTTTCAATACCTTCTTGCCAAAAGGATATGAGATTACCCTACCACTTGAGGATGACCAGCCTCTGCAAAAGAAGCCTGTTGAATTTGAAGAAGCTATCAACTTTGTGAACAAGATTAAG ACTCGGTTTCAAGGCGATGATCATGTTTATAAATCATTTTTAGACATTTTGAACATGTACAGAAAGGAAAACAAGTCTATTACAGAAGTCTACGAAGAG GTTGCAACATTGTTTCAAGAGCACCCAGACCTGCTTGTGGAGTTTACACATTTCCTACCCGACACATCAGGAGCTGCCTCAACTCATTATCCCCTGTCTGTTAGGACCTCTCTGCTTCGTGATAGGAGCTCTGCCATGCCCACAATGCGTCAGATACACCTTGATAAG AAAGAGAGGACCATGGGAGATCGGGACCTTAGTGTTGACCGTCCTGATCAAGACCATGATAGATCCCTAATGAAAGTAGACAAAGATCAGCGCAGGCGGGgggaaaaggaaaaggaaaggaGAGAGGATAGAGAAAGAAGAGAGCGTGAAAGGGATGACAGGGATTTTGAGCATGATGGCAATAGGGACTTCAATGTGCAGCGTTATCCTCATAAAAGGAAATCTGGACGTAAGATCGAAGACTCAGCTGCTGAACAAATTCATCAAGGTGGAGATGGTGATGAACATTTTGGATTGCGTCCCATTTCATCTCCTTATGATGATAAAAGTTCTGCAAAAA GTATATATGGCCAAGAATTTGCTTTCTGTGAGAAAGTGAAGGAGAAATTACGAAATGCTGATGATTACCAAGAGTTTTTGAAGTGCCTTCATATCTATAGCAAGGAAATTATAACTCGGTCGGAATTGCAATCTTTG GTGGGTGATCTACTTGGAAAATATCCAGATCTTATGGATGGGTTCAATGAATTTTTGTCACGTTGTGAGAAGAATG ATGGGTTCCTTGCTGGTGTCATGAGTAAAA AATCCTTGTGGAATGAAGGACATTTACCCAAATCGGTGAAGTTAGAGGAAAAGGATAGAGATCGAGAGCGTGATAAAGATGATGGCATAAAAGATCGAGAACGTGAAAGCCGGGAAAGCAGAGAAAGGGAAAGGAGTGATAAGGGTTCATCCTATGCAAATAAAGATGTTGGAAGCCAGAAGATGTCTTTGTTCTCCAGCAAGGATAAGTATATTGGGAAACCTATTAATGAACTTGACCTTTCTAACTGCGAGCGTTGCACCCCCAGCTATCGTCTTCTGCCAAAAAAT TATCCGATACCTTCTGTTAGCCAAAGGTCAGAGCTGGGTGCTGAAGTATTAAATGACCATTGGGTTTCAGTCACTTCAGGAAGTGAGGATTACTCTTTTAAGCACATGCGCAAAAACCAATATGAAGAAAGTTTATTTCGATGTGAAGATGACAG GTTTGAACTGGACATGTTGCTAGAGTCTGTGAATGTAACAACCAAGCGTGTGGTAGAACTCTTAGAAAAGATTAATAACAATACAGTAAAGACAGATAGTCCAATCCGTATTGAAGATCACTTCACAG CTCTCAATATGAGATGCATTGAACGGTTGTATGGTGACCATGGGCTTGATGTTGTTGATGTGGTGAGGAAGAACACTTCTCATGCATTGCCTATTATATTAAATCGGTTGAAGCAAAAACAAGAAGAGTGGGCAAAATGTCGGTCTGATTACAATAAAGTTTGGGCTGATATATACGCAAAGAACTATCACAAGTCACTTGATCATCGTAGCTTTTATTTCAAGCAGCAGGACACGAAGAGCTTGAGTACAAAAG CCTTACTGGCAGAGATAAAAGAAATCAGTGAGAAGAAGCGGAAGGAAGATGATGTTCTTCTTGCTATAGCTGCTGGAAATAGACGGCCTATAATTCCAAACTTGGAATTTGAGTATCCTGATCCTGAGATTCATGAAGATTTGTATCAGCTCATCAAATATTCATGTGGGGAAGTTTGCACAACAGAACAGTTGGATAAAGTAATGAAAATCTGGACAACCTTCCTGGAACCCATGCTTGGTGTTCCTTCTCGACCTCAGGGTGCAGAGGACACAGAAGATGTTGTCAAAACAAAAACTCATGTTAAAAGTTCTGCTGGAAGTTTAGGAGAGAGTGATGGCAGTCCTGGTGGTGTTGTTACTGCTACTACTGTCAATTCCAAACAGTTAAATCATGGTAGAAATGGAGATGAAAATATTCCACCTGAACAGTCAAGTTCTTCTCGGACATGGCATGCTAATGGAGAAAGTGGCAATAAGGAAGATAATTCTGTTGATGTGGATCATGCTCGAAAGGATGGTATGTGCAATAACCCTGCACATAGTAAAGTGCAGAGCAATGCATCTACAGCTGATGAAGCATTTGGAGTCACCAAGCAAGACCTTCCCAGTGAACAAATAGTTAATTCAAATGCATTGCATGCCATTGGTGTAGAGCAAAGTAATGGAAGAACCAACTTAGAAGACACTACAG GTCCTGGTGTTACTCCCTCCAGACCCAGTAATGGTGCCAGTGTTGGTGGTCTTGAGTTGCTTTCATCAGAG GCCGGTGATTCGACTAGACCTGTTATTTTACATTCAAATGGGGATCTGACAGAAGGCACCAGGAATAATAGGTATCAAGAAGAATCTGTTGGGCATTTTAAGattgaaagagaagaaggtgaatTATCTCCTAATGGGGATTTTGAGGAGGATAATTTTGCGAATTATGGGGAAGCTGGTTTGGAAGCTCTGCGTAAGGCAAAGGATGGTGCTGCTAGCAGGCAATACCAAACTGGACATGGAGTAGAAGAATTGTGTTGTGGAGAGGCAGGAGGAGAAAATGATGCTGATGATGAAGGTGAGGAAAGTGCTCAGAGGTCATCAGAGGATAGTGAAAATGCTTCAGAGAATGGCGATGTTTCTGTAAGTGAGTCGGGTGATGGTGAAGAATGTTCTCGTGAAGAGCACGGGGAAGAACATGATACTAAGGCTGAGAGTGAAGGTGAGGCTGAAGGAATGGCAGATGCCCATGATGTTGATGGAGATGGAACGTCATTACCTTTTTCAGAACGTTTTCTACTGACTGTGAAGCCTCTAGCAAAGCATGTTCCTCCATCTTTGCATGATAAAGAGAAGGATTCTCGTGTTTTTTATGGAAATGACTCTTTTTATGTGCTTTTCAGACTTCACCAG ACATTATATGAGAGAATACAGTCCGCAAAAATTAATTCATCTTCTGGTGAAAGGAAATGGAGGGCTTCAAGTGATACCAGCTCTACTGATCTTTATGCTAG ATTCATGAATGCTCTTTACAATCTGCTTGATGGTTCTTCGGACAACACAAAATTTGAGGATGATTGTCGAGCTATAATTGGAACACAGTCATATGTTTTATTCACATTAGACAAGCTGATTTACAAACTTGTTAAACAG cTCCAAACAGTTGCAACTGATGAGATGGATAACAAACTTCTCCAACTATATGCTTATGAAAAGTCAAGAAAACCTGGAAGATTTGTAGATATAGTTTATCACGAGAATGCTCGAGTACTTCTTCACGATGAGAACATATATCGCATTGAATGT TTATCCATCCCTACACACTTGTCCATTCAGCTCATGGATTCTGGTCATGATAAGCCAGAAGTGACTGCTGTATCTATGGACCCAAATTTttcatcttatttatacaaCGACTTCCTCTCGGTTCTTCCTGATAAAAAGGAGAAATCTGGGATGTTCTTGAAGAG GCCATGGAAGGACTTCAAGTAA